In Monodelphis domestica isolate mMonDom1 chromosome 1, mMonDom1.pri, whole genome shotgun sequence, the sequence tcctttgttcttccaaatgaactttgttatggttttttctagatcagtaaagaaatttttttggaagttccatgggtatggcactaaatagatgagtttgggtaggatggtcatttttattatattggctcatcctatccatgagcaattaatgtttttccaattgtttatatctagttttaattgtgtggagagtgttttgtagttgtgttcatatagttcttgtgtttgtctcggcagatagattcctaagtattttattttgtctagggtgattttaaatggaatttctctttctaattcttgctgctgaactgggttggagatatatagaaatgctgatgacttatgtgggtttattttgtatgctgcaactttgctaaaggtgttgattatttccattagctttttggttgattctctaggattctttaggtagaccatcatatcatctgcaaagagtcatagcttggtttcctcattgcctattttaataccttcaatttctttttcttctctaattgctactgctagtgtttctagtacaatgttaaataatagaggtgataatgggcatccttgtttcactcctgatcttattgggaaggcttcgagcaaattgtttgctgatgattttaggtatatactgtttattatttttaggaaaggcccttctagtcctatactttctagagttttcaataggaatgggtgttgtgttttgtcaatggctttttctgcatctattgagataatcatgtgatttttgttggtttgcttgtttatatggtcaattatatggatggttttcctaatattgaaccatccttgcattcctggtatgaatactacctgatcatagtggataacccttgtgatgacttgctggagtctttttgctagtatcctatttaagatttttgcatctatattcattaggaagattggtctatagttttctttctctgtttttaacctgcctggctttgggatcagtaccatgtttgtgtcgtaaaaagaatttggtagaatcacttcttggcttattctgtcaaatagtttatataatattggggttatctgttccttgaatgtttgatagaattcatttgtgaatccgtctggacgtggggattttttcttagggaattctttgatggcttgttcaatttctttttctgatatggggttgtttaggtaatttgtttcttcttcttttagtctaggctacttatatttttgtaagtattcatccatatcatttagattgtcatatttgttgccatataattaggcatagtagtttttaatgattgctttgatttcctcttcattagaggtgaggtctcccttttcatcttggatactatcgatttggtttttttctttccttttttaattagactgactagtactttgtctattttatttgttttttcaaagtaccagcttctagtcttatttattaaatcaattgttctttgactttcaattttattaatttctcctttgatttttaggatttctaatttagtcttcatctaaggatttttaatttgttcactttctagttttttaatttgcatgcccaattcattgacctctgcccttcttaatttgtttatgtatgaactcaaggacataaattttcccctgagtactgctttggctgcattccatagattttgaaaggatgtctcaccattgtcattttcttcaatgaagttattaattgtttctatgatttgttctttagccggttttggagaatcatattgtttaatttccaattaatttttgatttatctctccatgtacccttactaattattatttttattgtattgtggtttgagaaggttgcatttcttatttctgcccttttgaacttgtttgcaatgattttgtgccctaatatatggttaatttttgtaaatgtaccatgtgctgccaaaaagaaggtgtattcctttttgtccctatttatttttctccatatgtctactaactctaatttttctaagatttcatttgcttttttgatttatctagttcagataggggaaggttcaggtctcccactagtatagtttttctatctatttcatccttgagttcctctagtttctcctttagaaatttggatgctctgccatttggtgcatacatgttgagtactgataattcctcattgtctatactgccttttatcaggatgtaattatcttccctatctcttttaactagatttatttttcctttgcctttgtcagatatcatgattgctactcctgccttctttttatcagttgatgcctaatagatttggctccatcctcttactttcaccctatgcgtatctaccttcctcatgtgtgtttcttgtagatagcatatggtagggttttggattctaatccactctgctattcgtttgcgttttatgggtgagttcattccattcacattcggagttatgattactagctgtgtatttcccagcattttgatttctactcctggtcttgccttttcttctttcactatttccttctataccaatgtttgtttatagtcagtccccatagttcccccccccttattttacttccctttctcccccctccctttttattccctccctcatttccccctgtagtctttttatgatttcccaccaaccctctccctcccttgtactgcttccctccccaccagtctgtttgttacccttctactcccctataaggcgcaaatctattctcagcccaaatggattggatttttcttccctccttgggTCAATTTTAACgaatgtaagagttgagtatttcctatctccaacctcttttcccttccagtgtatcgatgttctcccccctcccgccatgagcttctttttgacatataaatttacccccttttgtttcttttcccatttcttttagtattaacctcttttttttcttttagctctggtcatacacacacacacacacatgtatatgtatttatgcctgcatatatctatatacctatttatgccttgtcctttcatcctatacagtttgtcactgttccctctaagtgtaatttttctagctgcccaggtgatagcaacagttttttttttttatgagagaGGAAACgtttttattgatataaaaagTACTTATAAAAATTTCACAAGAGGAATATAATTCTCTGCTGCTGTATAAattcattagttttttaaaaaaaatttgtatttttggTAAACTTCTACCTTAAACATACTAGAAGCCATCATTATGCTCTAGgatatatgcatttaaaaattttcaacaaTGACAACTAGAAAAAATTACCTTAAGACAAATTTATATCATATTCAAGAATATTCATTTACTTTCATGTAGGGTAagtggaatttattttttttaattcagtggaAGTCTtattaatgacatttttaaatttgcaaatcaaatttaaaattcatctttactGTGTATAAACCAGTGTAGCATGAATGTAAATTATTTAGCATATTTAAGTATTATAAACTGAACTATTACCTGTAAACAAACAAAACTCCACAGACTGCCCTTTTAGTTTTTAAGTACTCAACTGGCCAGCCTATAAATTGTCTCTAAGACACCTTTCTCTACTGGGTCTCACTGCTGAAAAAAATGTGTGCAAAAAAGGGTTTAACTATGTGCAATAAAATTTAGATCCCTAGAAATGGAATGCTTTGCATTATATATGAAATGTGTATGCCTACTGATTGAAAATCCTGGCTCACTTCAGTTAGAAAATAACTGAATCCAACTGAAAATTATGGCTCTTGCAGCAATTTTTTAAACATATCAAATTCAAAACAATGTTCTAATTCCTTTCAAATTAAGCTCCAAAGTTCTAGAGTTGGAAATAAACTGCAAAATCATTAGCTGATAATTGTGTGTCTGTTTTAAACAAGATAGAGGACCAAGCAAATATGCTcaaatcaaacttttaaaaagctGACATATTGGAGTGTGCAAGTACTGTAGAtaataaattagaaaacaatttgttcaataattttaaaataatcaaatactATGTTAAATTTAAAGCTTTTCTATAGATAAACTCAGTAttagtgtttttttccccaaagtttgGGCTTAAAATTTGCTATCTTCTTTGATTTAATCACATTAACTTTAAATTCAATATGGATTTTAATCATTTGGCTCCTTCCTGTAGCATAGAATAACTTGATCAGCttgggggaaaaattttttttttaatgtaccaaAATGGTTTAAACTTAACATTTCAAAACATAAGGAGAAATCATTCACTGCTGAAATTTActaaatgatttaaatttttcaGTCAATCAATCTGGTGCAAGAATAGTATTAACAAAGTACAAGTCAAGTAGAAATGTAAACTGTTACAAATTTCAAAGGATCATGAATGTATCCTAGATTTCTATAAGAGCTAATATTATTCCCCAAAGTGGATATATTTCTACCTATCAGGCACAAACCAATGTTTCCAAAAGAGTAAATAACTTTTTACTTAACAAATTCATTAATAGAcatcttctctgtcttctttgtttttgtttttaaaaaatgactcatATGGATGTTCAaattggggtgggagaagggagtaTAGGCTATTTTGGAGGGAATGTTAGGAGAGGTTGGAAGttgattttctttatatgtcaCTAATAAGAATACACAGATTTAACCTACTTGTATGAAATTTCAAGCATTATAGAAAATGGAAAGACTAAATTGGGTGATGCTAATTAAGTGCTGATTGGAAATTCAATGTTCTAAAACTGAAATGCTACCATGTTTTTTAGATTTAGGttgaaaagaatagaaataattcttttaGTTTGTCTTGCTGAAAATTAACAAGTAAGAGgtactgttatttttttaataatttttttctgaacatTTCACATTAGTATGCAATGATTTCAGTTCTCTGGTACTAaaaactggatttttaaaaagctggtCTTGTAATACTTAGTATTACCAGGAATGTATTTCACTCAGTAGTAGCTTCAGTTTCAGCTGGACCCCTAATTAGTCTTCTAATTCCTCTTTTTCCTGCAGGACCTTTTGGTTTAGCAAAACTCTGCTTATGTGCATGTTGTTTTGGATGTACTTCTTCATAAAGGAAGTCTGCAGTTAATTCATCTCCATTATCTATTTCAATCTTTCTAATTATATccatctgtagttttctttctacaATTTCTAGCAGAGTACTTTTGCAGCTAGAATAAAGCATCCGTTCCTTTATGCTGCATGTGTACCCAGGCATTGAGTAAATAAAAACTATAGACTCCAAATAGTCTCCTTCATGGGAATGTTTATACAGAAAGAAATGATAACGTGCCGAGTCCTTTGGAATCCTTTTTGGCAAGTCTTTTAGCTCTGTATTTGTTGTGTTGGCCAaaataataacttcattttttatatctatttccaACTGTACATAGTTGAGCTGTCTATTATTCAATTTTTCCAAAGCTTGAAGAGCTTCTCCAGCAATAGGGAATGCTACTCCTTGTAGTGTTTGATGCTTAGTGTCCACACCAACATCAGTTTGGAcctcattaattttaatttgccgTAATTCTTCCTCAGCTGCAGTCAGTGGAGCTGGGGAGGACTGAGATatcaaatattttctatatcCATTCAATGAAACATCTTCCTTCACTGTCCCAAATATTTCATCTTTAATATGACCACCTCCAAACTCCTTTTTCAGAGTTGCTCTGGTTGCTGCATACAACATTTTTTGACGAACGTGAGAATAGTCTGGTGACCATGCAATGAAGATCCACTCATATCCTTGTGCATTCTGAGAATCTAACCTGTACAATATGTAGCAtggttgcttctcttctaatagTGGTAGAATGAAAGTATCATAATCTTTATCCCAAGTCTCTGCAGGCTGACTAGAAGATCCAACTACAAGTTGTTCATCCTCAATTGAAATCTTTAGAAGTCTGTATTTCCCGTTTCTTGCTTTGGCAAAGATACCTTTGACTTCATCACTTGCTTGGATGCCAGTCTGGTGGGACATAGTGGCGAGGTCAGCCCCTGGCGCCCACCCTTTCGTGCTGTCTTGGGGATAACTAGCGGCCTCGGCTGGCGACTCCAGGAAGtcgatagcaacagtttttaagagttaccaatgacctcttttcttatagggatacatatcattttaacttattgagtctcttaaaaatttgttgttgttgttgttgttgtttccctcttttttaattaccttttgatgattctcttgagttctgtgtttggacattaaattttctgttcaggtctggtcttttatttatgaatgcttggaattcttctgttgtgttgaatgaccatactttcccctgtaagaatatagtcagttttgatgggtattttattcttggttgtagacctagttcccttgctttccggaatatcttATTTCCATGccttcggtccttcagtgtggatgcagccagatcctgtgttaacctcaccgtgtttctatggtatctgaatggcttcttcttggcagcttgtaatatcttttctttcatctgattgtttttgaatttggctataacatttcttggtgttgtcagttggggattaaatacaggggatgatctgtggattctttcaatctccactttcccctcttgttctaggatcttgggacagttttcctgaataatgtCCTcaagtattatgtccaggctttttcttttgtcgtggtcttctggtagtccaatgattcttaaattgtctcttcttgaacagttttctaaatcgtctgttttgtgaatgagatgcttcacattttcctcaattttttcattctttttgttttgttttatagtgtcctgctgccttgtgaggtcacttaattccagttgttgtattctggttcttaaagattggatttcatctttggctttttggtcatccttttccttctggtctaattttctttgaagatcgtctttcatcctctttaccttgtctttcatctcctttgcctcattttctagctggttgattttggttttcaagacactattttctcattttagttcaagtgcctctgtttccagatgacttatcttaatttttaagttcttttcccaattgtcttcagcttctcttagttgtgttttgagttcttccacagcctgtatccagttcgctgggatttctgatttatcatttgctgatctctccccctttgttccatttgctgagtagaagctgtctattgtagtttctttcttctttttctgttgtttgctaaaatccaccccttctttactccccatatttgtctgtgctcttgttcctctcatttttttgttttgggggggcttctatcagtctcccctcttggagctttaacagaagatctctcggtgtagtctctgggggaaggttgttgggggtttgagtttccctgtcctctggaggctttcgattggcttaaagtccagcagtcaatgaggatgggtggggaacctgggcttccctgagttctggaaacttttgatggtattaagttcagcttagttgggctgggtttgctctgagcCCTAATCtacctggaaggctggagcaaatatggaggatctccaaagctctggccaggctgccaggtctatgctctctctctagctccttccctgccgtctgtgttgacactctgaacttggccagccctgctctcaagctttgccctttagaccagcacctttgcccacccagaagttcccgctgctgctggaatctcagcTCTGTGGGTGGGAGGTGggttgggtcctgggaccttccttctgtcttccccttaaacccgagtgctctcggattctggcttttcggggggagtaccttttgaattaagtccagcaggagggttccttggctctgtcttgttgttaagtttggtttttcagtcccctgggagcattcagtttgtgatcaataaggaagggttttcagagtctgaacttctgctccttctaggctgccatcttgactccacctcctggAGGTTTTCTTGTAGAAGTACTAGAGtcatttataatttccttctccaattcattttacagataagggatactgaggcaaataaggttaagtgatttgcccagagtcacacctcagtaagtttctgagatcaaattggaactcagtttttcctgactctagacctccCCTATCTCTCTCTAGAATAATTGTGGTTTGGTcaagtctgattcttcatgaccccctgGGTAAAACGGTTCATGAGGTTTCCTGGGTAGAGACACtggactgatttgccatttccttctttagtggattaaagcaaaaaggggtttagtggcttgcccagagacatacaggtaataagtgtatgaggctacattgaactcatgtcttcctgattctaagtccagtgctctatccattgagccacccagctgcttcattgtgtttttgttgttttagttATTTTCAGTCCTTTATGAATCTTTATGACTTCTTTTGGGTATTTTCTTTGCCAAGGTACtagaatggtttatcatttccttttccagatcattttataaatgagagaactgaggcaaacaaggttaaatgacttgcacagggtcatgaatctagtaagtatctgaagtaggaTTCAAACTAATGTCTTACTGACTTTGgttctggcattctatctactccAATATCTAGTTTCCCAAgagtaatgataacaataattataattgaCATTCATATAGCAGGTACTgcgttaagtgctttacaattattatctcatttgatcctc encodes:
- the LOC100010663 gene encoding twinfilin-1; this encodes MSHQTGIQASDEVKGIFAKARNGKYRLLKISIEDEQLVVGSSSQPAETWDKDYDTFILPLLEEKQPCYILYRLDSQNAQGYEWIFIAWSPDYSHVRQKMLYAATRATLKKEFGGGHIKDEIFGTVKEDVSLNGYRKYLISQSSPAPLTAAEEELRQIKINEVQTDVGVDTKHQTLQGVAFPIAGEALQALEKLNNRQLNYVQLEIDIKNEVIILANTTNTELKDLPKRIPKDSARYHFFLYKHSHEGDYLESIVFIYSMPGYTCSIKERMLYSSCKSTLLEIVERKLQMDIIRKIEIDNGDELTADFLYEEVHPKQHAHKQSFAKPKGPAGKRGIRRLIRGPAETEATTE